The Populus alba chromosome 4, ASM523922v2, whole genome shotgun sequence genome contains a region encoding:
- the LOC118060507 gene encoding serine/threonine-protein kinase D6PKL1, with the protein MEPPPWLDDLADDLQSISFTSTATTATTLHRSTSSGSFSASLTPAPSTHTSFSSKSTSKHSLSLSDLRFSLRLGSGDIGSVYLVELKAKPNEKESPVFAAKIMDKKELVSRSKEGRARTEREILETLDHPFLPTLYACIDSQRWLCLLTEFCPGGDLHVLRQRQPLKRFEETAVRFFASEVIVALEYLHMMGIVYRDLKPENVLVRSDGHIMLTDFDLSLKCDDSTSTPQIISDKNHAAAAPKNDYLVKHPRYTSSSCIIPNCIVPAVSCFHPRRKRKKKMGNRGGPEFVAEPVDVRSMSFVGTHEYLAPEIVSGEGHGSPVDWWTLGIFMFELFYGVTPFRGVDHELTLANIVARALEFPKEPVVPATAKDLISQLLVKDPARRMGSTMGASAVKHHPFFQGVNWALLRCTPPPYVPPPFNTAAVSDESCPETPVEYY; encoded by the exons ATGGAGCCTCCTCCATGGCTGGACGATTTAGCCGACGACCTCCAAAGCATAAGTTTCACATCCACCGCCACAACAGCAACCACACTCCACCGGAGCACCAGCTCCGGCTCCTTCTCCGCCTCACTCACTCCTGCTCCCTCCACTCACACATCTTTCTCCTCTAAATCCACAAGCAAacactctctctccctctctgatCTCCGCTTCTCCCTCCGCCTGGGTTCCGGCGACATCGGTTCCGTTTACCTAGTCGAACTCAAAGCTAAACCTAACGAGAAGGAATCTCCGGTTTTTGCGGCGAAAATCATGGATAAGAAGGAGTTAGTTAGCAGAAGTAAAGAAGGAAGAGCGAGGACTGAGCGGGAAATACTTGAAACTCTGGATCATCCGTTTTTGCCTACATTATACGCTTGTATTGACTCTCAACGATGGCTATGTTTGTTAACGGAGTTTTGTCCCGGCGGTGACCTTCATGTTCTCCGTCAACGCCAGCCTCTTAAACGATTCGAAGAAACCGCCGTCAG GTTCTTTGCATCGGAGGTGATTGTGGCTTTAGAGTACCTTCATATGATGGGGATTGTTTACCGTGATCTCAAGCCTGAAAATGTTCTTGTTCGATCAGATGGTCATATAATGCTCACTGATTTTGACCTCTCGTTAAAATGTGATGATTCTACGTCAACGCCTCAGATCATCTCCGACAAAAACCACGCTGCTGCAGCCCCGAAAAATGACTACCTGGTTAAGCATCCTCGTTATACTTCATCTTCATGCATTATTCCTAACTGTATAGTCCCTGCTGTGTCATGTTTCCACCCAAGACGTAAACGCAAGAAGAAGATGGGCAACCGTGGTGGGCCTGAGTTCGTAGCCGAGCCCGTTGATGTTCGGTCCATGTCATTTGTTGGGACCCACGAGTATTTGGCGCCGGAGATTGTATCCGGCGAGGGCCATGGTAGTCCTGTGGATTGGTGGACACTAGGAATATTCATGTTCGAACTATTTTATGGGGTTACGCCTTTTAGAGGTGTTGACCATGAGCTAACCCTAGCTAATATCGTGGCTCGAGCGCTCGAGTTCCCTAAAGAACCAGTTGTGCCTGCCACAGCAAAAGACCTTATTTCGCAGCTACTGGTTAAAGATCCGGCAAGACGAATGGGTTCCACCATGGGTGCATCGGCAGTCAAGCACCATCCTTTTTTCCAAGGGGTTAATTGGGCATTGTTGCGATGTACACCTCCACCATATGTTCCTCCTCCATTTAATACAGCAGCTGTATCAGATGAAAGTTGTCCTGAGACCCCTGTAGAATATTATTAG
- the LOC118059827 gene encoding histidine-containing phosphotransfer protein 2: protein MGGSNVWQEQRNFVKSLHEQGILDSHFDEILDLPRESPQFVIDLVSTFCSDAENAIAALIRYLNEPDINYSRIIDQVHQIRGASSCIGGHRMALACRELRYACEDKDKDRCLAACGKTRDEYQILKEKFNIILQMERTMISGESKRGRQ, encoded by the exons ATGGGGGGTTCTAATGTTTGGCAAGAGCAAAGGAACTTTGTCAAGAGTTTGCATGAGCAG GGGATATTGGACAGTCATTTTGATGAAATCCTTGATTTACCTAGAGAGAGCCCTCAGTTTGTGATTGATTTGGTCAGCACATTCTGCAGTGATGCTGAAAATGCCATAGCAGCATTGATCAGATACTT AAATGAACCTGATATCAACTATTCCAGAATTATTGACCAAGTTCACCAGATCAGAGGCGCTAGCTCTTG TATTGGTGGCCATAGGATGGCCCTTGCTTGTCGTGAGCTCCGATATGCTTGTGAAGACAAGGACAAGGACAG GTGCCTTGCAGCTTGTGGCAAGACCAGGGATGAATATCAAATTTTGAAGGAGAAGTTCAATATCATCTTGCAG ATGGAGAGAACTATGATTTCCGGTGAATCTAAAAGAGGCCGACAATAG